The proteins below come from a single Afipia felis ATCC 53690 genomic window:
- a CDS encoding integration host factor subunit beta — MIKSELVQRIAEHNPHLYQRDVENIVNAILEEIVSALSRGDRVELRGFGAFSVKHRPARAGRNPRTGEHVPVEQKSVPFFKTGKEMRERLNRNGHDEEAATS; from the coding sequence ATGATCAAATCAGAACTCGTTCAGCGCATTGCCGAGCATAATCCGCACCTGTACCAGAGGGACGTGGAGAACATCGTCAACGCGATCCTCGAGGAAATTGTCTCGGCGCTGTCGCGCGGCGATCGTGTCGAGTTACGAGGTTTCGGTGCATTCTCGGTGAAGCACCGTCCGGCGCGCGCGGGCCGCAATCCGCGCACCGGCGAGCACGTTCCTGTCGAGCAGAAGAGCGTACCGTTCTTCAAGACCGGCAAGGAAATGCGCGAACGGCTGAACCGCAACGGCCACGACGAGGAAGCCGCGACGTCCTGA
- the ilvD gene encoding dihydroxy-acid dehydratase produces MPPYRSRTSTHGRNMAGARGLWRATGMKTEDFGKPIIAVVNSFTQFVPGHVHLKDLGQLVAREIEKAGGVAKEFNTIAVDDGIAMGHDGMLYSLPSREIIADSVEYMVNAHCADAMVCISNCDKITPGMLMASLRLNIPTVFISGGPMESGKVVIKGQNRSVDLIDAMVAAADDTVTDAEVEAIERSACPTCGSCSGMFTANSMNCLTEALGLALPGNGSVLATHADRKGLFVEAGHLIVDLARRYYEQNDETALPRNIANFKAFENAMTLDISMGGSTNTVLHLLAAAYEGEVPFTMADIDRLSRRVPVLCKVAPAVADVHLEDVHRAGGIMAILGELDRAGLIDTSLPNVHSKTLKDALDRWDVVRSKSDSVRTFYRAAPGGVPTQVAFSQDRRYDELDTDRAKGCIRDAEHAFSKDGGLAVLFGNLATDGCIVKTAGVDSSILTFKGPARIFESQDAAVEAILGNKIKAGDVVLIRYEGPRGGPGMQEMLYPTSYLKSKGLGKACALITDGRFSGGSSGLSIGHVSPEAAEGGTIGLVEEGDMIEFDIPNRKVHLAVDDAELQRRRTAMDARGDKAWKPGPRTRRVTMALKAYAAHATSAALGAVRVVRD; encoded by the coding sequence ATGCCTCCCTATCGTTCCAGAACGTCCACCCACGGCCGCAACATGGCCGGTGCCCGCGGCCTGTGGCGCGCCACCGGCATGAAGACCGAGGATTTCGGCAAGCCGATCATCGCGGTGGTGAACTCGTTCACGCAGTTCGTGCCGGGCCACGTCCACCTCAAGGACCTTGGCCAGCTCGTCGCGCGCGAGATCGAGAAGGCGGGCGGCGTCGCCAAGGAGTTCAACACCATCGCCGTCGATGACGGCATCGCCATGGGCCATGACGGCATGCTCTACAGCCTGCCCTCGCGCGAGATCATCGCCGACAGCGTCGAATACATGGTCAACGCGCATTGCGCCGACGCCATGGTCTGCATCTCGAACTGCGACAAGATCACGCCCGGCATGCTGATGGCGTCACTGCGCCTCAACATCCCGACCGTGTTCATCTCCGGCGGGCCGATGGAATCCGGCAAGGTCGTCATCAAGGGCCAGAACCGTTCGGTCGACCTGATCGATGCGATGGTCGCCGCCGCCGACGACACTGTGACCGACGCCGAAGTAGAGGCGATCGAGCGTTCCGCCTGCCCGACCTGCGGCTCGTGTTCAGGCATGTTCACCGCGAACTCGATGAACTGCCTCACCGAAGCGCTCGGCCTCGCACTGCCGGGCAACGGCTCGGTGCTCGCGACACATGCCGACCGCAAGGGACTGTTCGTCGAAGCGGGTCACCTGATCGTCGACCTCGCCCGCCGCTACTACGAGCAGAACGACGAGACCGCGCTGCCGCGCAACATCGCGAACTTCAAGGCGTTCGAGAACGCGATGACGCTCGACATCTCGATGGGCGGCTCGACCAACACCGTGCTGCATCTGCTCGCCGCCGCCTATGAAGGCGAAGTGCCGTTCACGATGGCCGACATCGACCGCCTGTCGCGCCGCGTGCCGGTGCTGTGCAAGGTCGCACCCGCGGTGGCCGACGTGCATCTCGAGGACGTCCATCGCGCTGGCGGCATCATGGCCATTCTGGGCGAACTTGACCGTGCCGGGCTGATCGACACAAGCCTGCCGAACGTCCACAGCAAGACGTTAAAAGACGCGCTGGACCGTTGGGACGTCGTTCGTTCGAAGAGCGACAGCGTGCGCACGTTCTATCGTGCCGCGCCGGGCGGCGTGCCGACCCAGGTCGCGTTCAGCCAGGACCGCCGCTACGACGAACTCGACACCGATCGCGCCAAGGGTTGCATTCGCGACGCCGAACATGCGTTCTCGAAGGACGGCGGCCTCGCCGTATTGTTCGGCAATCTCGCCACCGACGGCTGCATCGTGAAGACCGCGGGTGTCGATTCCAGCATCCTGACATTCAAAGGTCCGGCACGAATCTTCGAGAGCCAGGACGCCGCCGTCGAGGCGATCCTCGGCAACAAGATCAAGGCCGGCGATGTCGTGCTGATCCGCTATGAGGGTCCGCGCGGCGGCCCCGGCATGCAGGAAATGCTATACCCGACGAGCTACCTCAAATCGAAGGGACTGGGCAAAGCCTGCGCGCTGATCACCGACGGACGTTTCTCCGGCGGCTCATCAGGCCTGTCGATCGGCCATGTCTCGCCGGAAGCGGCGGAAGGCGGCACCATCGGATTGGTGGAGGAGGGCGACATGATCGAGTTCGATATTCCGAACCGGAAAGTCCACCTCGCAGTCGACGACGCGGAATTGCAGCGCCGGCGCACGGCGATGGACGCGCGCGGCGACAAGGCGTGGAAGCCCGGCCCGCGCACGCGGCGTGTGACGATGGCGCTGAAGGCTTACGCCGCGCACGCCACAAGCGCGGCCCTCGGCGCCGTGCGCGTGGTCCGCGACTAA
- a CDS encoding Hsp20 family protein: protein MSRVPSLSSPFLLGFDEIERALDRVVKGADGYPPYNIERCERCSGQPEKLRITLAVAGFTRDQLDVTIEENQLVIRGRQQDDKARQYIHRGIAARHFQRTFVLAEGMYVLGADLKNGLLSVDLARPEPERVVKTIAINEHE, encoded by the coding sequence ATGTCACGTGTTCCTTCGTTATCCAGTCCGTTCCTTCTGGGATTCGACGAGATCGAGCGTGCGCTCGACCGCGTCGTGAAAGGCGCCGACGGGTATCCTCCCTACAACATCGAGCGATGCGAGCGCTGTAGCGGTCAGCCTGAGAAGCTGCGCATCACGCTCGCGGTGGCGGGCTTCACCCGTGACCAACTCGATGTAACCATTGAGGAAAACCAGCTCGTCATCAGGGGCCGCCAGCAGGACGACAAGGCGAGGCAATACATCCATCGCGGTATTGCCGCGCGCCACTTCCAGCGTACCTTTGTGTTGGCGGAGGGGATGTACGTGCTTGGCGCGGACTTGAAGAACGGGCTGTTGTCGGTCGACCTCGCAAGGCCGGAACCCGAGCGGGTCGTTAAGACGATAGCCATCAATGAACACGAATAA
- a CDS encoding DUF1150 family protein, with protein MAEAILHQEPRVSLEALATMGEGHLAYIKQIRSEDVPGLFPQAPEIAPGVTLFALHSADGTPIMLTDSREAAIANAWSNELQTVSLH; from the coding sequence ATGGCTGAAGCAATCCTGCATCAAGAGCCAAGAGTTTCGCTGGAGGCGCTTGCCACGATGGGCGAAGGACATCTCGCCTACATCAAGCAAATCCGTTCAGAGGACGTGCCGGGCCTGTTCCCGCAGGCGCCCGAGATCGCGCCGGGCGTGACGCTGTTCGCGCTGCATAGCGCCGACGGCACTCCGATCATGCTGACTGACAGCCGCGAGGCTGCGATCGCCAACGCCTGGAGCAACGAGCTTCAGACCGTCAGCCTGCACTGA
- a CDS encoding phosphoribosylanthranilate isomerase, with product MSLIVKICGLSEPETLEAALDAGADMVGLVFFEPSPRNVDLTKAAELAARARGRAELAALTVDADAKLLDAIAEQVRPDWFQLHGSETPEAAVAIRETYDTRVMKAIAVATSADLDRVEPYAAVVDRILFDARAPKDATRPGGLGVPFDWRILEGLNLGKPFVLSGGLNLGNLAQAVRIARPHGVDVSSGVERALGVKDANMIRAFIGAARGADASLRTAVSHAG from the coding sequence ATGTCTTTGATCGTGAAAATCTGCGGCCTGTCCGAACCGGAGACGCTTGAAGCGGCTCTGGATGCGGGTGCCGACATGGTCGGGCTGGTGTTCTTTGAGCCCTCGCCGCGCAATGTCGATCTGACCAAGGCGGCGGAGCTGGCCGCGCGCGCGCGCGGGCGCGCCGAGCTTGCGGCGCTCACCGTCGATGCCGACGCGAAGCTGCTCGATGCCATCGCGGAGCAGGTTCGTCCCGACTGGTTTCAGTTGCACGGCAGCGAGACACCGGAAGCCGCCGTTGCGATCCGCGAGACCTACGATACCCGGGTGATGAAGGCGATTGCGGTGGCAACGTCCGCCGACCTCGACAGAGTGGAGCCCTATGCCGCTGTCGTGGATCGCATCCTGTTCGACGCCCGCGCGCCGAAGGACGCCACGCGCCCCGGCGGGCTTGGCGTGCCGTTCGACTGGCGGATTCTCGAGGGGCTCAATCTCGGCAAGCCGTTCGTGCTGTCGGGCGGGCTCAACCTCGGCAATCTCGCGCAGGCCGTTCGCATCGCGCGTCCGCATGGCGTGGACGTGTCGTCCGGCGTCGAGCGCGCGCTCGGCGTCAAGGATGCCAACATGATCCGCGCCTTCATTGGCGCAGCGCGCGGAGC
- the aroA gene encoding 3-phosphoshikimate 1-carboxyvinyltransferase: MSQSSKPTPLEARGSSPLTGKVRVPGDKSISHRALILGALAVGETTITGLLEGEDVLNTAKAMAALGAKVERTGEGAWRVHGVGVGGFKAPDAPLDFGNSGTGCRLAMGAVAGSPIAATFDGDASLRSRPMRRILDPLELMGARVSGGDGKRLPLTLTGAKDPIPMTYRTPVASAQIKSAVLLAGLSAPGATTVVETEASRDHTELMLKQFGAEIVTEKEGQHGRRITLTGQPELHGAEVAVPADPSSAAFPLVAALIVPDSDLTLTDVMTNPLRTGLFTTLREMGAWIEESDVRQAGEPMANLRVRASKLRGVTVPPERAPSMIDEYLVLAVAAAFAEGTTRMCGLQELRVKESDRLEATADMLRVNGVKVEIVGDDLIVHGEGFVPGGGTVKTHMDHRIAMSALVMGCVSEAPVTVDDTAFIATSFPDFIPMMRRLGADFS; this comes from the coding sequence GTGAGCCAGTCCAGCAAACCGACCCCCTTGGAAGCGCGAGGCAGCAGCCCGTTGACCGGTAAGGTCCGGGTGCCGGGCGACAAATCGATCTCCCACCGCGCGCTCATTCTGGGCGCGCTCGCGGTGGGCGAAACGACAATCACGGGTCTGCTCGAAGGCGAAGACGTTCTCAATACCGCCAAGGCGATGGCGGCACTCGGCGCGAAGGTGGAACGCACCGGCGAGGGTGCATGGCGGGTGCACGGTGTCGGCGTCGGCGGCTTCAAGGCTCCCGACGCGCCGCTCGATTTCGGCAACAGCGGCACCGGCTGCCGCCTTGCGATGGGTGCGGTCGCGGGCTCGCCGATTGCGGCGACCTTCGACGGCGACGCCTCGCTGCGCTCGCGGCCGATGCGGCGTATCCTTGATCCGCTGGAATTGATGGGCGCGCGGGTGTCGGGCGGCGACGGCAAGCGTCTGCCGCTGACGCTGACGGGCGCGAAAGATCCGATCCCGATGACCTATCGCACGCCGGTGGCGTCGGCGCAGATCAAGTCCGCCGTGCTGCTGGCGGGCCTGTCCGCGCCCGGTGCGACCACGGTGGTGGAGACCGAGGCAAGCCGCGACCACACCGAATTGATGCTGAAACAGTTCGGTGCCGAGATCGTGACCGAGAAGGAGGGCCAGCACGGCCGGCGCATCACGCTGACCGGCCAGCCCGAACTGCACGGCGCAGAAGTCGCCGTGCCGGCCGATCCGTCATCGGCGGCGTTTCCGCTGGTCGCCGCACTGATCGTGCCGGACTCGGATTTGACGCTCACCGACGTGATGACGAATCCGCTGCGGACCGGGCTTTTCACCACGCTGCGGGAAATGGGCGCGTGGATCGAGGAGAGCGATGTGCGGCAGGCGGGCGAGCCGATGGCGAATTTGCGCGTGCGTGCCTCGAAACTGCGTGGCGTCACCGTGCCGCCGGAGCGCGCGCCCTCAATGATCGATGAGTATCTCGTGCTCGCGGTCGCCGCCGCTTTTGCGGAAGGCACCACGCGGATGTGCGGCCTGCAGGAACTGCGTGTGAAGGAATCCGATCGCCTGGAGGCGACCGCCGACATGCTGCGCGTCAACGGCGTCAAGGTCGAGATCGTCGGCGACGATCTCATCGTGCATGGCGAGGGCTTCGTGCCGGGCGGAGGCACCGTCAAAACCCATATGGATCACCGCATCGCGATGTCGGCGCTGGTGATGGGTTGTGTGTCGGAAGCGCCGGTCACGGTGGACGACACCGCCTTCATCGCAACGAGCTTTCCCGATTTCATTCCGATGATGCGCCGCTTGGGGGCGGATTTCTCATGA
- the ptsN gene encoding PTS IIA-like nitrogen regulatory protein PtsN, with protein sequence MTITDLVAPEAILPALKVNSKKQALQELAARAAELTGQNERAIFEVLLQREKLGTTAVGYGIAIPHGKLPKLEKMFGMFARLERPIDFEAMDGAPVDLLFLLLAPEGAGADHLKALARVARLLRDQEVAKKLRASSDAQALYSVLALPPATAA encoded by the coding sequence ATGACGATCACCGATCTGGTTGCGCCGGAGGCGATTCTTCCCGCGCTGAAGGTCAACAGCAAGAAGCAGGCGTTGCAGGAACTTGCAGCACGTGCGGCTGAGCTGACCGGGCAGAATGAGCGCGCGATTTTCGAAGTGCTGCTGCAGCGCGAGAAGCTCGGCACCACTGCCGTCGGCTACGGAATCGCTATTCCTCACGGCAAATTACCGAAGCTCGAAAAAATGTTCGGCATGTTCGCGCGACTCGAGCGGCCGATCGATTTCGAGGCGATGGACGGAGCGCCGGTCGACCTCCTGTTTCTGCTGCTCGCGCCGGAAGGCGCGGGTGCCGATCACCTGAAGGCCCTGGCGCGCGTGGCGCGGCTGCTGCGCGATCAGGAAGTCGCCAAGAAGCTGCGTGCCTCGAGCGATGCGCAGGCGCTCTATTCGGTGCTCGCGCTGCCGCCGGCAACCGCGGCATAA
- the rpsA gene encoding 30S ribosomal protein S1 produces MASTASSYNPSRDDFAAMLDESFSGGNLQESSVIKGKVVAIEKDMAVIDVGLKTEGRVALREFNGPGRENSLKVGDEVEVFLDRIENALGEAVLSRDKARREESWGKLEKAFNANEKVTGIIFNQVKGGFTVDLDGAVAFLPRSQVDIRPIRDVAPLMNNPQPFQILKMDRRRGNIVVSRRTVLEETRAEQRQELVQNLEEGQVIDGVVKNITDYGAFVDLGGIDGLLHVTDIAWRRVNHPTEVLTIGQTVKVKIIKINHETHRISLGMKQLLDDPWQGIEAKYPLNARVTGRVTNITDYGAFVELEPGIEGLIHVSEMSWTKKNMHPGKIVSTSQEVEVQVLEVDSAKRRISLGLKQTMRNPWEVFVEKFPVGATVEGEVKNKTEFGLFLGLDGDVDGMVHLSDLDWKLPGEQVIDNFKKGDMVKAVVLDVDVEKERISLGVKQLEGDPFAEPGDVKKGAVVTCEILDVKDAGIDVQIVGTDFTTFIKRSELARDRNDQRAERFAVGEKVDARVIQFDKKARKVQVSIKALEVAEEKEAIAQYGSSDSGATLGDILGNALKKRDK; encoded by the coding sequence ATGGCTTCGACTGCATCTTCCTATAACCCGAGCCGCGACGATTTCGCGGCGATGCTCGATGAATCCTTTTCGGGCGGCAACCTTCAGGAAAGCTCTGTCATCAAGGGCAAGGTTGTGGCGATCGAGAAGGACATGGCCGTCATCGACGTCGGCCTGAAGACCGAAGGCCGCGTGGCGCTTCGCGAATTCAATGGTCCCGGCCGCGAGAACAGCCTCAAGGTCGGCGACGAAGTCGAAGTTTTCCTGGACCGGATCGAAAACGCTCTCGGCGAAGCCGTTCTCTCGCGCGACAAGGCGCGCCGCGAAGAGAGCTGGGGCAAGCTCGAGAAGGCCTTCAACGCCAACGAGAAGGTCACCGGCATCATCTTCAACCAGGTCAAGGGTGGCTTCACGGTCGACCTCGACGGCGCCGTGGCGTTCCTGCCGCGCTCGCAGGTTGATATCCGTCCGATCCGCGACGTCGCGCCGCTGATGAACAATCCGCAGCCGTTCCAGATCCTCAAGATGGATCGCCGCCGCGGCAACATCGTCGTTTCCCGCCGCACGGTTCTCGAAGAGACTCGTGCCGAACAGCGTCAGGAACTCGTCCAGAACCTCGAAGAGGGTCAGGTGATCGACGGCGTCGTCAAGAACATCACCGATTACGGTGCGTTCGTTGACCTCGGCGGCATCGACGGCCTGCTGCACGTCACCGATATCGCGTGGCGCCGCGTCAACCATCCGACCGAGGTGCTCACCATCGGCCAGACGGTGAAGGTCAAGATCATCAAGATCAACCACGAGACCCATCGCATCTCGCTCGGCATGAAGCAGCTGCTGGATGATCCGTGGCAGGGCATCGAGGCGAAGTATCCGCTCAACGCCCGCGTTACCGGCCGCGTCACCAACATCACCGACTACGGTGCGTTCGTCGAGCTCGAGCCGGGCATCGAAGGCCTGATCCACGTTTCCGAGATGTCGTGGACCAAGAAGAACATGCACCCCGGCAAGATCGTTTCGACTTCGCAGGAAGTCGAAGTGCAGGTGCTGGAAGTTGATTCCGCCAAGCGCCGCATCTCGCTCGGTCTCAAGCAGACCATGCGCAATCCGTGGGAAGTCTTCGTCGAGAAATTCCCGGTCGGCGCGACCGTGGAAGGCGAAGTCAAGAACAAGACCGAGTTCGGTCTGTTCCTGGGTCTCGACGGCGACGTCGACGGCATGGTGCATCTGTCCGACCTCGACTGGAAGCTTCCGGGCGAGCAGGTGATCGACAACTTCAAGAAGGGCGACATGGTCAAGGCCGTGGTGCTCGACGTGGATGTCGAGAAGGAGCGCATCTCGCTCGGCGTGAAGCAGCTCGAAGGCGACCCCTTCGCGGAGCCGGGCGACGTCAAGAAGGGCGCGGTCGTGACCTGCGAAATCCTCGACGTCAAGGATGCCGGCATCGACGTGCAGATCGTCGGTACCGACTTCACCACCTTCATCAAGCGCTCGGAGCTTGCGCGTGACCGCAACGACCAGCGCGCCGAACGCTTCGCCGTCGGCGAGAAGGTCGATGCCCGCGTCATCCAGTTCGACAAGAAGGCCCGCAAGGTCCAGGTGTCGATCAAGGCGCTGGAAGTCGCCGAGGAGAAGGAAGCCATCGCGCAGTACGGATCTTCGGATTCGGGTGCGACGCTCGGCGACATTCTCGGCAACGCGCTGAAGAAGCGTGACAAGTAA
- the hpf gene encoding ribosome hibernation-promoting factor, HPF/YfiA family, with translation MTLRVSGKSINIGEAIRGRVAGRTEEVLRKYFDGNYSGHFTFSKDGFGFKADCSLHLDSGVTLEADAMAADAYASADQALAQIEKRLRRYKSRLKDRSARKAHAESEAMAAMALDGIDASSYVLEGPSYDDGEDSEVTAFNPVVIAESTHTLRRFSVSEAVMELDMTGAPVIVFQHGSSGRVNIIYRRSDGNVGWIDPPAAK, from the coding sequence ATGACGCTTCGAGTTTCCGGTAAAAGCATCAACATCGGTGAAGCCATTCGCGGTCGTGTCGCGGGTCGAACGGAAGAGGTGTTACGAAAATATTTCGACGGGAATTATTCGGGGCATTTCACTTTCAGCAAGGACGGTTTCGGTTTTAAGGCGGACTGCTCGTTACATCTTGATTCCGGCGTAACGCTCGAAGCAGACGCAATGGCCGCCGATGCGTATGCCAGCGCGGATCAGGCATTGGCGCAGATCGAGAAGCGGCTGCGCCGCTACAAGAGCAGACTCAAGGATCGCTCCGCGCGCAAGGCGCATGCGGAATCGGAAGCGATGGCCGCGATGGCCCTGGACGGCATCGATGCATCGAGTTACGTGCTCGAAGGTCCTTCCTATGATGATGGCGAAGACAGCGAAGTCACCGCCTTCAATCCGGTGGTGATCGCGGAATCGACGCACACGCTGCGGCGTTTTTCGGTCAGCGAAGCGGTCATGGAGCTCGACATGACGGGCGCGCCCGTCATCGTGTTCCAGCACGGCTCGAGCGGCCGTGTGAACATCATCTATCGCCGGTCCGACGGCAATGTGGGCTGGATCGACCCGCCCGCGGCGAAGTAA
- the cmk gene encoding (d)CMP kinase produces MIIAIDGPAASGKGTLGKRLAHHYGYRHLDTGVIYRAVAQALLESGAALSDEAAAVAAAMELDPEKFGNPVLKTQAVGDAASVVSAIPEVREVLLNFQRQFAAGPPGAVLDGRDIGTVICPDAEVKIFVVADPKVRAHRRTLEALARGETADEALVLADILKRDERDKNRAAAPLKCAPDAHVLDNSNLDIEGGVRAAIAIIERVRAGR; encoded by the coding sequence ATGATCATCGCCATCGACGGACCCGCGGCTTCCGGCAAGGGCACACTCGGCAAGCGGCTCGCGCACCATTACGGATACCGTCATCTCGACACCGGCGTGATTTATCGCGCTGTGGCGCAGGCGCTGCTTGAATCCGGCGCGGCGCTGAGCGATGAGGCCGCCGCCGTCGCCGCGGCGATGGAACTGGACCCTGAAAAGTTCGGCAATCCCGTGCTCAAGACGCAGGCCGTCGGCGATGCGGCGTCCGTCGTGTCGGCCATCCCGGAGGTGCGCGAGGTACTGCTCAATTTCCAGCGTCAGTTCGCCGCCGGCCCGCCGGGTGCGGTGCTCGACGGGCGCGACATCGGGACCGTGATCTGCCCCGATGCCGAGGTGAAGATTTTCGTCGTCGCCGATCCGAAAGTGCGGGCGCATCGCCGCACGCTGGAGGCGCTAGCGCGCGGCGAGACCGCCGACGAGGCGCTGGTGCTCGCCGACATCCTCAAGCGCGACGAGCGCGACAAGAACCGCGCCGCCGCGCCGCTGAAATGCGCGCCCGATGCGCACGTGCTCGACAATTCCAACCTCGACATCGAAGGCGGCGTGCGCGCGGCGATCGCGATCATCGAGCGTGTTCGCGCGGGGCGGTAA
- a CDS encoding TIGR02300 family protein, whose amino-acid sequence MAKADLGTKRTCPVTGKKFYDLNKTPVISPYTGEIVPIAPIAPPRGARNDAASRAAASEASQETEVAENEEELVSLEEADAEENTGKVKTNVPESEDDIEVDDSIDDDDDDSTFIAEDEEEDEDVTDIIGDVSGDEES is encoded by the coding sequence GTGGCCAAAGCCGATCTCGGAACCAAACGTACTTGCCCCGTGACAGGCAAGAAATTCTACGACCTCAACAAGACGCCGGTGATCTCGCCCTACACTGGCGAAATCGTGCCGATCGCGCCGATTGCACCGCCTCGCGGTGCCCGCAACGACGCCGCCTCACGCGCTGCCGCCTCCGAAGCTTCGCAGGAGACCGAGGTTGCGGAGAACGAGGAGGAATTGGTGTCGCTGGAGGAGGCCGATGCCGAGGAGAACACCGGCAAGGTCAAGACCAACGTGCCGGAATCCGAGGATGACATCGAGGTCGACGATTCCATCGATGACGATGATGACGATTCCACCTTCATCGCCGAGGATGAGGAAGAAGACGAGGACGTGACCGATATCATCGGCGACGTCTCCGGCGACGAGGAATCCTGA
- a CDS encoding lipopolysaccharide assembly protein LapA domain-containing protein: MRKIVNTVVIVPLALVLLAFALANRRFITVSFNPFDPSDPSLALTLPLFIVIIASAMLGVLAGGLAVWFGQRRHRKAARRFEAEATQARAELAELRRNAAFPAPGARPDALPLAIAQDKQHATL, from the coding sequence ATGCGCAAGATCGTCAACACCGTGGTGATTGTGCCGCTCGCGCTGGTGTTGCTCGCTTTCGCTCTCGCCAACCGCCGCTTCATCACCGTCTCATTCAATCCCTTCGACCCCAGTGACCCCTCGCTGGCGCTGACCCTGCCGTTATTCATTGTCATCATCGCCTCCGCGATGCTGGGGGTGCTGGCAGGCGGCCTCGCCGTCTGGTTCGGGCAGCGCCGCCATCGCAAGGCGGCCCGCCGTTTCGAGGCGGAGGCCACGCAGGCCCGCGCCGAACTTGCGGAACTGCGGCGGAACGCGGCTTTTCCGGCCCCGGGAGCGCGCCCGGACGCCCTGCCGCTGGCCATTGCACAAGACAAGCAGCACGCGACGTTGTAG
- the sppA gene encoding signal peptide peptidase SppA, whose protein sequence is MSFESDLIVDRRRIRRKLTFWRVVSGLLVIIAVVGGGMLFTSSGRQALTGTSAIARVKIEGLIRSNDERIAALERLEKSNAAAVIVHINSPGGTTAGSEQLFDALTRLKAKKPLVVVVEGLAASGGYITALASDHIIAQQTSLVGSIGVLFQFPNFTDLLKTVGVKVEEVKSAPLKAAPNGYEPTSPEARAALDALVKDSFAWFKDLVKTRRHMDDATLQTVSDGRVFTGRQAVGLKLIDELGDEKTAVKWLQAQNKIKGDLPVRNYNLTPRFSDMTFLRAAAAATLESLGLPSVARFVGGGAVGSLSEHLQLEGMLALWRPAGVN, encoded by the coding sequence ATGTCGTTCGAGTCCGACCTGATCGTTGATCGCCGCCGTATTCGCCGCAAGCTGACGTTCTGGCGCGTGGTGAGCGGTCTGCTCGTCATCATCGCGGTGGTGGGCGGCGGAATGCTGTTCACCTCGAGCGGCCGTCAGGCGCTGACCGGCACAAGCGCGATCGCGCGCGTCAAGATCGAAGGGCTGATCCGCAGCAACGATGAGCGCATCGCGGCGCTGGAGCGGCTGGAGAAATCGAACGCCGCAGCGGTCATCGTTCACATCAATTCGCCGGGCGGCACCACCGCGGGCTCCGAGCAGTTGTTCGACGCGCTGACGCGGCTGAAGGCGAAGAAGCCTCTCGTCGTGGTGGTTGAGGGATTGGCGGCGTCGGGCGGCTACATCACCGCGCTCGCGTCGGATCACATCATCGCGCAGCAGACCTCGCTGGTGGGCTCGATTGGTGTGCTGTTTCAGTTTCCGAACTTCACCGATCTGCTGAAGACCGTTGGCGTCAAGGTCGAAGAGGTGAAGTCCGCGCCACTGAAGGCTGCGCCGAACGGTTACGAGCCGACTTCGCCGGAAGCCCGTGCCGCGCTTGACGCGCTGGTGAAGGATTCCTTCGCCTGGTTCAAGGATCTGGTGAAGACGCGGCGGCATATGGACGACGCGACATTGCAGACGGTGTCCGACGGGCGCGTGTTCACCGGCCGCCAGGCGGTTGGACTGAAATTGATCGACGAACTCGGTGACGAGAAGACCGCGGTGAAGTGGCTGCAGGCGCAGAACAAGATCAAGGGTGACCTGCCGGTGCGCAATTACAACCTCACACCGCGCTTTTCCGACATGACATTCCTGCGGGCGGCAGCGGCCGCAACGCTTGAATCGCTTGGTTTGCCCAGCGTGGCGCGTTTTGTCGGCGGTGGTGCCGTCGGCAGCCTGAGCGAGCATCTGCAACTCGAAGGCATGCTGGCATTGTGGCGGCCAGCGGGCGTAAATTGA